AGTTCTTTTAAGCCGTTTTTGAGCgtgaaaacaattcaatgcttTCCATGGCAATTAACGAAGCTCAAAATATGCGTGTGTCCTCCATTCAAACAGTTGAAAAAGCGTCACTTTGTTTGGGATGATTGTTGGCGCTTTTTACAAAGGACGTTGCACAGATTCAAGACCAAAACAGATTTTTTAAGGGTCCAAAAATGTTGTGTTAAAACGTATTTTAGTTGTTACGTAATGCAATGACACTTCAAGCACTCTAGCAAAGTGACTCTTTGTAACTTAATAGTTTCTATGCAACTGGGGGTCCCATGAAGTAAAACAATACCTCTCATCAGTTTAagcccattttttttttgttctcgaCCCTGAAAATGAGacattgttttatttccaaaatgcagaaggaaagaaaaaaaaattaacgagTGCTGGTGTGTCTGTTACTCGTTAAATTTATTCCTCGACTCTCTCTTTTGATTCCATCTGACGAAAGAACTGTAATACGCATGGCCAAAGAATAACTTACTGTGTCAAGGAAACGCGCTAAGGTGTTTAAGGTGGATCAATTGAACACCAGCTTTTTATCAAATATGTTTGTCTTGTTGTTTATGAACTTCGAAATTAATACTTGAGAATTATTAAGTGACACAGGATTTTATCGTTGTGGACTAAATTTTCTGGCAATTAGTTTGTATACCAAAACACTCAATACTTCATGTAAGAAACTGAGGAGTAACAAATACAGCATTTGAGAACAAACGATTCCTCTGTGATATAGGATCATTTTATTGCTAGACATTAGGCAAGAATGACTCTGCAAATCTGTGTCATCTAACAGTTTCATGAATGACGCACATAAATGTAGTTAGTGATTATTATAGAGTACTTTTCAAATCAAGAGAGCATGTCGGACCTTTCAACTGGTTGGGGTGTTAAGAATTGTGTGAGATTGGGGCTCATCTTGAATTGTTACTTTTTCTCTtcactgaaaataaattttctctgCCAGTCAATCATTTCGTTCTTCTTTTCGGCATTTCCAAAGCTATAAACGTTTTCACTTTTTACATGGAAAACTTTGGCGTGTTGCTTTGGTTAATTGGAATATAGCAGGTGTGCTAACCCCACCAACGAATCTAGAGAAAGTCAGCACCTGACAAAAAAGCAGATATGATGCTTTTTAGGTTTTGAGCGGAAGTTGTTACATTCCAAGTAtctaaaacattgaaaaaggcaaaaaagggATGCCTGCAGCTCTTTAAATTCCTGAACTGTTTAGACAATAGCGAAAGCTCCACCTAGACTATCAAAACTGTCATGCCTTCATGAACGAAAGGCCTTGTATAAGTGCTGATCAAAAGCAAGCCAATACACTAGAAACGAGAGAATCAAGTTTGAATGAAGCGTGGCTTTTCATGCAATTTTTACATTAGgaacacaacaaaaatggcacttTTGCTCCCCAGGGGTAGCTTTCTAAAATTATGAAACAACAATCAAAACTGACGAAGCGTCGCCGACTTATTGAAGAAAGTCATGAATGAAATCTTTTAAGTGTCCATTTCCTGTGTGATGACGATCTCTTAATGGGTTGGAGAGCGTTTATGCTGCTACATTTTCCGCGGTAGGCAGTGAAAACTGCATGCCCAGGGGCatggaaaaaaggaattatGTCTTACCCGCTGTTACTCGGCTTGTGCGTAAGCTGACAAAGACGGTGAcgattgcttttgttttgaaagcaaTCAGAGTTGTATGTTGCACTTGAAAATCTTTTGaagtttatcatttttatctattcattttttttggaatcaAAAGGAAAATGGTCCGTTATGAGTTCtttaatataaaagaaaaaaggcatTCTGACATTAGGGGCTGAATCAACGATGCGTTCAATTTTATTTAGAGAAAAAGCCGCAAGAATCAAAAGAGAGTCGAAATATTGCACACATAGACAATCAAAACAATACGCTAACTGACAATACCGCGGCTACCTTACGCTTCTCTCACCGCGATAAGAAAGAAACCGTAACCTATTCTATCTTTAGACCACCCTGCGTCAATTGATACAATGATACGCTGACTCATTGGCACAAATATTCTCTAGTCGACAATGGAAACCATCTGATATACAAACAAAAGAGTTTCTCGAAAACAATATAAATAATAGTAACATTTATTTATATGGCGCAAATTCAACTatacaattttcaaatgcgCCTCACATAAAAAAGTGCTTGTAACTAATGACTGCTTAAACATAATTATAGAATCTATAACAAGTTACTTGTGCCGTTTAACCAGAGGAACAACTGTAGGCTCTTTAAAGTCTGACACAGCGGAATCAAATCTTCTGTAAAGGAATTAAATCGTTCATCTTCCGTTTTTTTTCGATTCCATTCATATCGTCTGTTACATAACACATTTTTTATCGCCTTACAGCGCCAATCTTTCAAGTCGATCgcgttaataattttttactaATTACTACCAACGAATCTAGTAAAAGATACCGTAAAATATAACATTTAGTGAACGACTTCAAGTGGGTGAGTAGTTTTGAATAGTGTTCAATTTGATCAGTGACACCCTCCCAAAAAATCCTTTAAATTTGACCCGGTTCATGTTTAATATCataagaaagcaaagaaagtcTTGTCAGACTTAAGATTAACAAATGTAAACGTTTTATTCCTTTCATGATTTATTTTAGAACGAAACAGGAGTGAATCCgaaaatcaagaaaccaaGGAGAACATTTACAGAATGGCTCAAGAAATACTTCTGGGAAGGTCGGTCAGAGTAAATGTGTTCGCCGTTAACTTGGAATCACAACGTTCTACGATTGGTTCGCAACTTTGCGTCACATGGTGTTTACATCCAATTAGAAACAAGATAGAGAATTGTTTGGTGACCATGGTTTTGCACACACATACTTACTTTCCGTGGGCTTCATCTTGTTCGTTGATTGGACAATTGCTACCTAATGTCAGTTAATTTAAACTATTTAAGTAATTTGatttaatctttttttcttttaggtcAGGCTTTGACAGCCACTCAGACCCAAGCTCTTGCGCAGCTGGATCCCAATGCACCCTGGCACGAGCGCTTGATTGTCAAGCACAGAAGATTGGTGGGCGTGGCAATCCCTTTTCTCTTCTATCAAGTGATCTGGTGGAGTTGTGCAATCACTTATGACTTCTGGGACTTGTTTCCTGACAGATATTTCATCTCTATTACGATGATTTTTGGCTCTATGATTGCAGGTATAAAACTAATCAATTTTATACACTTGCATTTACAATGCATTCATATTTAAACCTTGCTGCAAACTCTTAGCAAGGTGTTTTCGAGGCCGGAGGGGGATTTGGTAGAAGTTTGCACCTAGAGTTGTGATTGTTAACTGATTTTCATTACAGTGTCctcttaaatgaaaattaatctgcttttcttttgctcACTACATTCTTTCTTGATCCGGCCACCAAATGCGTCTCACAGgcctttcaaaataaataaaactcaTACGAGAAACTTCTCGATcaagaatttgaattttgattgaagTAATGGACGAAGTCTATCAGACATTAATGACAAAGCCTCAAtcgaaaagagaaaactttGAATTCCAGTCTAATCTCTGTGATTTCTCTCCTAAGGGATGACAAGTGAAGGTGGAGGCGCGGTTGCTTTTCCAGTCATGACCCTCGCCTTTGGCATCAAACCAGCAGTTGCACGTGACTTCTCACTCATGATCCAGTCCTGTGGTATGACGGCAGCGGCTTTCACCATCTTCTGGATGCGCGTCCAGTTGGAATGGCACTCCATCATATACTGTTCAATCGGTGGCCTGATTGGCATGGCACTAGGTTTGGAGTTCATCGACCCTAACCTCACCCCACCCCAGAAGAAAATGGGCTTTGTGTGCGTTTGGTTCTCTTTTGCATTTGCACTGTTCCTACTAAACCGTTACCAAAAACGAAAGACCTTCAAAATTATCCCTGACTTcaagttttggaaaatggtcGTTCTTTTTCTGACCGGTTTCATTGGTGGAATTTTCTCAGCTATTGCCGGAAGTGGCGTGGACATCTGTAGCTTCAGCATCCTCACGCTTCTCTTCCGTGTCAGCGAAAAGACCGCCACGCCCACCTCGGTTGTCCTCATGGCAGGTAACACAGTAGTAGGCTTCTACTGGCGTCAGGTCATCCAGCAGGCTGTCAGCGCAGATGCCTATTACTACTTAGCAGTGTGTGTCCCTATTGTAGTGTTGGGTGCTCCTTTTGGTTCCGTGATTGGTAGCCACTTCCATCGTCAAGTCTTGGCCGGTCTAATTTACGTTCTAGACACAGTGGCCCTTGTCAGTGCATATGCAATTGTACCCCTCACTAAAGCCCTCATTGGCGCCTCAGTGGGCATTATCGCTTTCGGATTCATCTTCTTCGGAATTATCACCTACGCGGGACACAAACTCATGGAGAGCATCAAAGATGAAAAGGAACAGCTGCCGAAAACAAAATGGGACACTTCAGAGCAAAAGAAGAATGAAATAGAGGTGACTGCCAATGGAAACCTGTATCACATGTACGAGAAGCCATCCCGCGATATTGACCTGGGAAAAATGAATAATGGCTACATTTCTACAGACACTTTAAATAAGATGAAGAGACAAATTGATCAATTAGACGGTCTTCAGAAATGAAGTGAATTACAGTAAAACAATATTGCAGCTAATCTTGTGTTTAGCAAAAATGCTCTTTTGGTTGTACTTTCAGACATGTCAAAACTAATCTGtttgtaattgttttttttttttactgaaagTGTCGCACTGGCAATATGTACAGCGAATTCCAGTCTAGTGACAAAATTCAGCGAAAAATTTGTACATATTGGAAAATATTATATTCTATAACTTGATAAGAAGTGGTGTATAACCCTAATAGAGATTAAGGTAGCGAAGGGATGTTGTGCTTCTTTATACTTGgagtttttaaaaacaaatatacaCAAGTGAGTGTATTGCATCTACTCAGAGAGAACATTATAATTACTTGTTTAAAAGTATTATAGCCACATGTATTTAATTGTCTACATATCACATTTATATCCTGGATAAGTATCAAGCTCTGTAAATGAGTGGattatttcaatatgaatTCTGAAATAGTactgaattgaaaataaatatcttTCTTTTGGAAGCCGTTTCCTGTGGTTTTCTCGGTTGTCTATGAAAATCGACAGAGAAACATCCCGTCTGATCGATCTCGAGTCATCAAACTTTAGAGCTGGGGCCCATTAACGTACCCAAATCTTATTCTATATTCTGGGAGCAAGATTAGGGGCCATTTGTTCCATGGGTGGGCAGTGTAATTCAGAGTCGataaaatggaaatttcaTAAGCCTGAGCGCGGACATTTGAGCTTTCATTCCCTCTTAACAAAGTGACTTAGCTAAGGATTCCGCACCGGGTCAGTTGGAAAACATATCCATAAAAGAGTAGCTAATAGGCTGTGACATCCTCTAAACCTGTTCAACGAGAGTTACGCAGCTTTAATTTTCCGTCAAATTTGATGTGCACTTTCCTCGAGCAACGATTTTGTGCGATATGGGGCGCTCATGTACATGGCGTAACTGTTCTTTACATCAATGCGTCGGAAAGATTATGCTGTGTAAGGcctgaggaaattgtaattctCTATTAAATGTTTCGATTTCTATCCTCCTGAAATCTTCAAGATAAACTAAAAGAACTAGATCAAAAGCGTGTCAAGCAACAGCCAATGGGaaaccaaaaattaacatctgTGTCATAAGTAATCTCGTCTCCAAATCTCACTCTATTTTACACTGGGCGCAAGATTATGCCTAACTGCGAATATAAATAGAAGCACTCCATTTTATAAGTTTTTATTCTCTTGCTTAAATCGGAGGTACAACAAATCCTGCCAGGAAATCTTGCCGTTACGTTGGGGTAGCTGTGGAAAGACAAAGATGCCATCGTTACGAGACCAGCGTAGGGCCCATAAGTCCTTGCGTGCAAATAAGTACAGTGAATCAGTATTCTAAGGAGACAAGATGGCGGAATACAAGGGTGCGGCGAAAGAAGGAGCACGGGCTATGGCccttatgaaaaaaagagaaaaaatgaaagctgACATAGAAGCTGCCAAAAACAAGATTTCTGAGGTCTGTTTTGTTACACACTCAACGTTACgataaaatgataataattgtgaAGTAGATTACAGTTAACACGCTAAGTGGACAATTAGACATAGGTTGACGCtactttggtttaaaatgaattcaagGTAAAGATCTACAACTCAGGACCCAAGATTCAGCACATAATTGTAGGCATCAGGATCCTGAAACGTAACTTTTgaattgcattcattttataaACCAGATTAGCgtcaaactatgtctgatAATTGTTAGTTTAGCAGGCGTTTGATCAGACTTTGAAAAGAAACCTGCTATTcgctttttgttgtttttctgagACACATGGATAAGGAACGATCAAAACGTCCCAccccagaaaagacaaaaataatgaaaagaaaaaaaattaacactgGCAGACATTTCAACATTATACCTTTTGGAAATTATAAGCAAAACATTGTAGTGTCTTTGACAATCATGTAAGCAcaaaaaatacatgtacaCTGTGTGTTTCCTTCCATGCAGAAGCATAAAATTGCAGATATCAGCAATAAGTTTTCATCCCACTATGATGTGGTCGAGCAGCAACTTAAATCAAGCACCATTGGTAGgtttacataataattatttcttactttactttactttattgAATTTGTTGCACATACAAAAATAGCATCAACAACTGGAGACGAAAACAGGACGATGTCCCAATATTCAAccccaaaaaataataacaaaatagtaataagcataaattattgtaaaagtagtaataaaagtaaatattatttacaaccaagttaatttaaaaaattggtatAAATATGTTAATGACTGTCAtttaacaacatggaaagccaaaTATGTCCccgttaacccttttcctcccatgagtgccaaatggTACTTATAGcctttactctgtctaacgccagacgattttactcatcaatggggaaccccttaggggtCAAAGGGTTAACTCCCTGTATCTCAAGTATTGTTGCTActgttgtaataataataatctctTTATTTAAGTTTCAGTGAATTTAATTAACTAAGCACAGTGGCTTTACTAATTGAGGAGgatacaaatcaaactgaatcacatcaaatcaaatcaaatcaaatcaaatcaaatcaaatgctggtttttggtGAGCAGGGAAAACCagggtacctggagaaaaacctctaagaacagagtagagaacaaacaaactcaacccaagTATGTTGGAGGGTCAGGGAATCAAATCCAGCAATATTGGTGGAGGGCCAGTGCTTTCACCATTGCCAACCCTGCTCGATCTCTAAATACAGggaatatcattattattttatataataTAGAGAGAATATTATACAGCTattccccgaaggggaggtgaatagtggtggatatatgtACTGAGACGTGAAGCGttgaggtatatatccaccgctcttcaccgaccctgagggggatagttgttttagtatttaccaaatcagatggataaaaactgccgcttcattaatggctacaatttcttcttctgaaactttcgcgaaacgaagcgccatttttctctccgtttgcaaaacagtgaatagccaaggatattccgagttatgggagccaatcaaaacgcgcgaaaattgctatccactgatttggtaaatactaaatatcTATATAGAGAACTAGTCCGAGACAATCCAGCATTTGTTCTAGATAAACcattgcttttgtgttttacaaatttctttgatAATCTTCATTTTTAGGTCTGGTAACCTTAGATGAAATGAAAGCCAAACGTGAGGATTTAGTCAGAGAACATGAGAAGCAATTAGCTGCACAGCTGAAATCTGATGGGTACGTTGACAATGTTATCCATTGTTGATGCaatatacagctatttcaatttacgttgtCAGATCAAAGCCTCAAGCCTACAAGACAAGACCAAAGGGGAATATGGGATCTTAATGAATAATTACGTACGCTTGAAGGT
This portion of the Acropora palmata chromosome 13, jaAcrPala1.3, whole genome shotgun sequence genome encodes:
- the LOC141864150 gene encoding uncharacterized protein LOC141864150; translated protein: MEAKDRSVTAEVALDFPGQGSYTPKAAPHSPTLGHVNWSSYNKDMHSPQKQNETGVNPKIKKPRRTFTEWLKKYFWEGQALTATQTQALAQLDPNAPWHERLIVKHRRLVGVAIPFLFYQVIWWSCAITYDFWDLFPDRYFISITMIFGSMIAGMTSEGGGAVAFPVMTLAFGIKPAVARDFSLMIQSCGMTAAAFTIFWMRVQLEWHSIIYCSIGGLIGMALGLEFIDPNLTPPQKKMGFVCVWFSFAFALFLLNRYQKRKTFKIIPDFKFWKMVVLFLTGFIGGIFSAIAGSGVDICSFSILTLLFRVSEKTATPTSVVLMAGNTVVGFYWRQVIQQAVSADAYYYLAVCVPIVVLGAPFGSVIGSHFHRQVLAGLIYVLDTVALVSAYAIVPLTKALIGASVGIIAFGFIFFGIITYAGHKLMESIKDEKEQLPKTKWDTSEQKKNEIEVTANGNLYHMYEKPSRDIDLGKMNNGYISTDTLNKMKRQIDQLDGLQK